A segment of the Hallerella succinigenes genome:
GACATCACGGAATATGAAAAGTTCCTTGCCGAAAATGCGGAATCCATCAGCGCCTTTGAAAACAAGCGCAAACAGGCATTTGAAGAAGAAAAGGAACGCTGGATTGCCACGGGCCAGTTTACTTTCGAAAGTCACAGTGCAGAAGCCGCACCGGTTGCAGACGTCACCCTTGGCGAAGGCGAAGAAGGCGTTTACTCTCCGGTGGCGGGAAGCCTCTGGAAACTCGTGGTCACCGAAGCGGGCCGAAAGGTGAATGCGGGTGACACCCTCGCCATTCTCGAAAGCATGAAGACCGAAATTCCAGTCGTCGCTGACGAAGATGTCGAAGTCACCCAGATCTTTGCCAAGACTTCGATGGAGGTCCGTTCTGGGCAGTGTCTTTTTGCCGTGAAACCGCTTTAAAACCTTGCCCTGGAAATCATTTTATCCATAATGCTGCATTTTTTTCAGCATTATGGATAAATTATCCATATAAAATTATCTGAGCCGGGAAAAAAAATTCAAAAGGAAAATATTTCTTAGGAGAAGTTTCTTAGGAAAAGTTTCTCAAGAGATTTTTATGAGGCAAAAGATGAAAATTTTTCGTTGGATTCCTTTGACGCTGATGGCTGGGGCGTTGAATTTTACCGCGGCTTATTCCTTGGAAGGATGGGTCAAGGATTCTTTGGGAATGCCGGTTGTCGGTGCTAATGTAGCTTTGCTTGCAAAAGGCGTTTCGTCAATGACGGATGATTTAGGTTTCTTTTCAATATCCGAGCCTCTCGCTATCTCTGGGATTCTTGCTGTGGAAAAATCGTGGAGCGTGCAAAATGGCGCGCTTTTCATTGACGCGGGAAATTCAAAAAAAGTCCGCGTGGAACTTTTTGATTTGATGGGGCATGAAATTTTGTCGCAAAGTGGCTATGCCCAGTTGCAGATTCCTTTACAGAACTTGCCGAGTCGGGGAGTTTTTATTGCGAAAGTGCAAACTTCCTCGTCTACGGGATATTTCCGTTTTTCGCCGGGATTGAATGGAAAAGGGACTTGGGGCGAAACCGTCGAATCTTCAAATCGTCTTTTGTTCAAAATGAATACGATGGATACATTGCGCGTTGTTGCATCCGATTATGATACGCTGAAAGTGCCGTTAGAAACGTTGGATACAACTGTCCATCTTGTTTTGAAAAAAATCCCGTCCGAAGAACATTTTGAATTCGGCTGGGCAAAGGGGAATGCCCCGGTTCCCACGAGGGGCTGTGGACATGAACTCACAATTCCGAAAACGGGTTCTTTTGAATTTCAATGGAGCCAGGGGACGAGAACTATCCGCGTAGACATCCCTGACGATTACGATAACCAGAAACCTTACCGTCTGGTATTTGGCATGCATTGCATGGGCGGTTGGGCAGGTGGTGTGCAGCAGGAAGGCTATTACGGCCTTAAACCCCTGGATACGGAAAAAACGACGATTTTCATCGCTCCGGAAGGGAACGGAAATATGGCGCCCTGGGGCGAAAGTGATTATACCATGTTCGATGAACTTTTGAACAAGTTAGAAAGTGAATTATGTATCGATTCTTCGCGCGTGTTTTCGACCGGATTTAGCTACGGTTCGATGTTTACGAACGGATTATCCCGTAATCATCAGGACGTTCTTCGTGGGGTTGCGGTTTATGAAACGGCGGAAATCAATATCTATGTGCCACAGCATTCGGGAAAATCCATCGCTTGGATGGGCGTTCTCGGCTTGCAAGATAATTTGTGCACTCCGGATTTGGGCCGCGCAGCCCGCAATACAGCGTTAAGACACAACGGACCGAATTTTACGGACGCAAGCGGTGAACAGGCGGAGGAATATTCGGGTTCTGGACCGCACATTTGTTACGATTATAAAACGGTGGATTCCCGTTTCCCGGTGCGGTGGTGTACGCAGAACGGAGGTCACATTTGGGACCACAAGGATCCGGGCGAGCAGAAATCTTGGGTGCCTGCGGCAACTTGGGATTTCATTACGCAATTCTAGTTTCTCTCTTTAGAAAAAGCCTTCACTTTTGTGGAGGCTTTTCGTATAAGGAAGATTTCGCTCTTTATAGCGATATTTTCAATGGACTGCGAAAAATTTGACGAGGCCAGATTCGGAGAATATGGGTAATTGCACCGATTAAAACTGGCTTAAGAAACGCTGGTCGTTTGAAGTAATCAGGCCAATTTCCGGAATTTCATGACGGAGCATGGCGATACGGTCAAGACCGAAGCCGAATGCAAAGCCTGTATACTTTTCCGGGTCGATTCCGCAGTTCTTGAACACGTTTGGATCAACGGAACCGCAGCCGCCGATTTCCATCCAACCGGTACCCTTGCAACGCTTGCAGCCTTTACCGCCACAGAAGACACAGCTCACGTCCATTTCTGCAGAAGGTTCCGTGAATGGGAAGAAGCTCGGGCGGAAACGCGTCTTGACGCCTTCACCGAAAAGCTTGTTCATGAAGATTTGAAGAACGCCCTTCAACTGGGCGAACGTAATCGTTTCGTCAACGACAAGACCTTCGCACTGCTGGAACATCGGAGCGTGGGTCGCATCGTTATCGACGCGGAACACGTGACCCGGAGCGATCATGCGGAAAGGCGGCTTGTGCGTTTCCATATAGTGAATTTGGGTGTCGGAGGTTTGCGTGCGGAGCATGACCTTGTCGCCGAGATAGAATGTATCCTGCATGTCGCGACTCGGATGGTCTGGTGGCGTATTCAAAGCTTCGAAGTTGTACCAGTCCGTTTCGATGTCGCGGCCCGTGTCGACGGCAAATCCCATCTGGGAGAAGAAGTCGATGATTTCTTCTCGGACGTCATAAACCGGATGCGTGGAACCGGCCGGAATGCCGTTGCCCGGAAGGCTTGTGTCGGTCCAACCCTGTTCGAGTTCTGCTTCGAGAGCTTTTTTCTTCGCTTCTTCGAGGGCGTTTTCAATGCGTTCCGAAACGCTTTGCTTCAGTTCGTTGACGAGCTTTCCGAAGGACGGACGTTCTTCCGCAGGAAGAGTTGCCATCTGCTTCATCATGGCGGTGATTTGACCTTTTTTGCCGAGCCACTTGACACGGAGTGCGTCAACAGCTTCCTTGACGTTCAATTTGGTTTCCGCCAGTTCGGCTTCAAACTGTTTGCGGAGTTCGGAAAGATTTTCGTTCATAGTAGCCAAAATATAAAAAGAAAGGAATTTCCTTGGCATTAGGGGAAGTTAAGTTTTGCCGATATTGCTATCTTTTCTGCGTCATTTTTTAACACGAGGTCTATCATGGCTCAAATTTCCGCTGTTTTGATTTTTGGTGCGCCGGGTTCGGGTAAGGGTACCGTCGGTGCAAAACTCGCTGCCACCACCGCTCTCAAGCATCTCTCCACGGGTGACATTTTCCGCGGCATCGCTCCGTCGAGCGAAAGCGGTAAGCTCCTTGCTTCCTATTCGAGCAAGGGTCTTCTCGTTCCGGATGAAGCAACTGTCGAAATCTTCGGTCGCTATGTGGAAGGCCTTGTCAATACGAACAAGCTCAACCCGGCTAAGGACACCCTCCTCCTCGACGGTATTCCTCGCACGGTCGCTCAGGTTGACCTCATCAAGCCGATCGTCGACGTGAAGCACATCTTCGTTCTCGATATCAAGGATGAAGCAACGATTGTCGCACGTCTTTTGAACCGCGCAAAGATTGAAGGCCGTAAGGACGACGCCGACGAAAACGTCATCAAGAACCGTCTCAACGTCTACAAGGAATCCACTGCAAAGGTTCTCGAAAAGTACGATCCGAGCATCATCAGCCACATCACCGGCGACAACACTCCGGATGAAGTGTTCCTCGACGTGCTCAAGGCATACGTGGACTTCACCAAGTCTGCAAAGTAAGTTTCAAAAATTTCGTTTTTTTGACGAAAAGGGATCGCTTTGGCGGTCCTTTTTCTGATTGCCGAACTTTACGAACCTAACGGACATGCTTATCCGCCATCAAGACTTGCGTATTCCTCTGTCGCAGATTGTTCCGATTCATTGTGAATGGCGAATTATTAACTCCAAAAATCCTTCCCTCCCCGGCGAAAGAGCCTTTAGGATTTGATGTAGAATTTCTATCTTTGGGACGAAAAAAAACTTATTGGATAGGAGTTTTCTATGGCAACATTCGTGATGGTGAACGGTATTCCGGGGAACATGGGAAAGATTGTTGCAGAGACCTGCGTTGCACGTGGACTGGAACTTGTTCCGTTCTCTTTGACTGGCGAACAGATCGTTGAAAATGAATCGGAAGTGGCCGGTAAGACCATTCAGCTCTTAAAGCCTTCTAATCGTGAAGCTCGCATTGGCGAAGTCCTTGCTAAGTATCCGGGTCTCATCGCTGTGGACTTTACCCATCCGACCGCAGTGAATGACAACGCCAAGTTCTACGTCGCCCACAAGATTCCTTTTGTGATGGGCACGACCGGTGGCGACCGCGAAGCGTTGATGAAGCTCGTCCAAGAAAAGAATCATCCGAGCGTGATCGCTCCGAATATGGCAAAACAGATCGTTGCTTTCCAGGCGATGATCGAATGGCTCTCCAAGACTTTCCCGACCGCATTCGACGGCTACAAACTCTCCGTGGTCGAAAGCCATCAGAAGACGAAGGCCGACACGAGCGGTACTGCTAAGGCTGTGGTTAAATCTTTTGAAAACATGGGCCTCGATTTCGACGCGAGCCGCATTGAAAAGGTGCGTAACGATCAGGAATCCATGGAACGTATGGGTGTTCCTGAAGAATACCTTTCGGGGCACGCATTCCACACCTATTCTCTCGACAGCGCCGATGGTACGGTGCACTTTGAATTCCGCCATAACGTCTGCGGCCGTAAGATTTACGCCGAAGGTTCTGTGGATGCGGTGAACTTCCTCGCCGCCGAACTGGCGAAGGGTTCTGCAAAGCCGTTCAACATGATGGATGTTCTCCATTCTGGAACGATGCGTTAATTAGAGGTTGTGAAAATGACTCGGAAATTTGCTTTGGATTTGGTACGCCGTCCGCGTCGCAATCGTAAGAGCGCGACAGTCCGCGATCTCGTTCGCGAAACGGAACTCTCCGTGAAGGATTTCGTCTATCCGGTCTTCATCATGGAAGGCTCTAACAAGGAAGAAGCGATTCCGTCGATGCCGGGCATGACCCGCAAAACGGTCGATGTTCTTTTGAAGGAACTCGAAGAATGTTTCTCCCTGGGAATCCAGGCGATTGCGCCTTTCCCTTCGATCGAAGAATCCAAAAAGGATCACACGGGATCGGAAAGCTACAACCCGAATGGCCTTGTCCCGACCTGTGTTCGCGCAGTCAAGGAAAAGTTCCCAGAGATGGTCGTGATGACGGACATCGCTCTCGACCCTTTCAACATTGACGGTCACGACGGCATCGTTTCTCCGACGGGTGAAATTTTGAACGACGAAACCGTGGAAGTGCTTTGCAAAATGGCTGTCTGCCATGCAGCGGCAGGCGCCGATTTTGTTTGCCCGTCCGATATGATGGATGGCCGCATCGCCGCAATCCGTGAATCTCTCGATAACGCGGGATTTACAAACACTTCGATCATGGCTTACAGTGCAAAGTACGCTTCGGCGTTCTACGGCCCGTTCCGCGACGCTTTGGATTCCGCGCCGAAGGCTGGCGACAAGAAAACGTATCAGATGGATCCTGCGAATCGCAAGGAAGCGATGCTCGAAGTTTCTCTCGACATGGAAGAGGGTGCAGACATCGTAATGGTGAAGCCTTCCTGTTACTATTTAGACATTCTTCGCGAAGTGGCGGACATGTCCGATGTCCCGGTTGCCGCTTACCAAGTTAGCGGGGAATACGCAATGCTTTGTGCCGCGGCCGAAAATGGCTGGCTCGACCGCGACCGCGTCGTTTTAGAAAGCCTGATGGGCATCAAGCGCTCCGGTGCAAAAATGATTTGGACTTACTTTGCGAAGGAAGCAGCTCGACTGCTTTCGAAGGAAAAATAAATGCGACTGACAACTCTCCCTCTGTTAATTATTTCCCTTTTCTCTGCAAGTTCTTTCGCGTCTCCACCGCGTACGTGGGACGCTATTTTCGATGCGCAGGGCCAGGGTGAATATGAAAGCGCTCCGATTGATGGCCAGGTGCGTTTTTACAAGTATGAATACTACGGTGAAAAGCAGCCGGTGGCGTTTGCTGTTAAAGGCGATGGCTATGACTTTGTCGTTCATGGCGTGATGAAGGTCCCCGCTGATACTGTTGAAAACAAGCGCTTCTACGGTGTTTGCAATAAGACGCGTGAAGCTTGGATTTCCTACATTGGCGCTCCGAAAACCTTTGGCAAGGAAGATGTCCAGGTGAACATCAAGGGCGTGGACATCGCTTGTGGCGATGAACTTTATGCGCTCAAGGATTTGAAGATCAAGTTCAAGAATTCTGCAGCCCAAAAATATTGGAATGCGACCTTTGAACGTGCGGAAAAGAGCCGCCGCGACAAGCTCGCCGAATTCCGTATCGCAGAACAGGAACACTTTAGCGAAGTCAAGCGCAACTCGAGCTTTATCACGGAC
Coding sequences within it:
- a CDS encoding T9SS type A sorting domain-containing protein, with protein sequence MKIFRWIPLTLMAGALNFTAAYSLEGWVKDSLGMPVVGANVALLAKGVSSMTDDLGFFSISEPLAISGILAVEKSWSVQNGALFIDAGNSKKVRVELFDLMGHEILSQSGYAQLQIPLQNLPSRGVFIAKVQTSSSTGYFRFSPGLNGKGTWGETVESSNRLLFKMNTMDTLRVVASDYDTLKVPLETLDTTVHLVLKKIPSEEHFEFGWAKGNAPVPTRGCGHELTIPKTGSFEFQWSQGTRTIRVDIPDDYDNQKPYRLVFGMHCMGGWAGGVQQEGYYGLKPLDTEKTTIFIAPEGNGNMAPWGESDYTMFDELLNKLESELCIDSSRVFSTGFSYGSMFTNGLSRNHQDVLRGVAVYETAEINIYVPQHSGKSIAWMGVLGLQDNLCTPDLGRAARNTALRHNGPNFTDASGEQAEEYSGSGPHICYDYKTVDSRFPVRWCTQNGGHIWDHKDPGEQKSWVPAATWDFITQF
- the pheS gene encoding phenylalanine--tRNA ligase subunit alpha, encoding MNENLSELRKQFEAELAETKLNVKEAVDALRVKWLGKKGQITAMMKQMATLPAEERPSFGKLVNELKQSVSERIENALEEAKKKALEAELEQGWTDTSLPGNGIPAGSTHPVYDVREEIIDFFSQMGFAVDTGRDIETDWYNFEALNTPPDHPSRDMQDTFYLGDKVMLRTQTSDTQIHYMETHKPPFRMIAPGHVFRVDNDATHAPMFQQCEGLVVDETITFAQLKGVLQIFMNKLFGEGVKTRFRPSFFPFTEPSAEMDVSCVFCGGKGCKRCKGTGWMEIGGCGSVDPNVFKNCGIDPEKYTGFAFGFGLDRIAMLRHEIPEIGLITSNDQRFLSQF
- a CDS encoding adenylate kinase family protein, which produces MAQISAVLIFGAPGSGKGTVGAKLAATTALKHLSTGDIFRGIAPSSESGKLLASYSSKGLLVPDEATVEIFGRYVEGLVNTNKLNPAKDTLLLDGIPRTVAQVDLIKPIVDVKHIFVLDIKDEATIVARLLNRAKIEGRKDDADENVIKNRLNVYKESTAKVLEKYDPSIISHITGDNTPDEVFLDVLKAYVDFTKSAK
- the dapB gene encoding dihydrodipicolinate reductase; the encoded protein is MATFVMVNGIPGNMGKIVAETCVARGLELVPFSLTGEQIVENESEVAGKTIQLLKPSNREARIGEVLAKYPGLIAVDFTHPTAVNDNAKFYVAHKIPFVMGTTGGDREALMKLVQEKNHPSVIAPNMAKQIVAFQAMIEWLSKTFPTAFDGYKLSVVESHQKTKADTSGTAKAVVKSFENMGLDFDASRIEKVRNDQESMERMGVPEEYLSGHAFHTYSLDSADGTVHFEFRHNVCGRKIYAEGSVDAVNFLAAELAKGSAKPFNMMDVLHSGTMR
- the hemB gene encoding porphobilinogen synthase, which encodes MTRKFALDLVRRPRRNRKSATVRDLVRETELSVKDFVYPVFIMEGSNKEEAIPSMPGMTRKTVDVLLKELEECFSLGIQAIAPFPSIEESKKDHTGSESYNPNGLVPTCVRAVKEKFPEMVVMTDIALDPFNIDGHDGIVSPTGEILNDETVEVLCKMAVCHAAAGADFVCPSDMMDGRIAAIRESLDNAGFTNTSIMAYSAKYASAFYGPFRDALDSAPKAGDKKTYQMDPANRKEAMLEVSLDMEEGADIVMVKPSCYYLDILREVADMSDVPVAAYQVSGEYAMLCAAAENGWLDRDRVVLESLMGIKRSGAKMIWTYFAKEAARLLSKEK
- a CDS encoding fibrobacter succinogenes major paralogous domain-containing protein; protein product: MRLTTLPLLIISLFSASSFASPPRTWDAIFDAQGQGEYESAPIDGQVRFYKYEYYGEKQPVAFAVKGDGYDFVVHGVMKVPADTVENKRFYGVCNKTREAWISYIGAPKTFGKEDVQVNIKGVDIACGDELYALKDLKIKFKNSAAQKYWNATFERAEKSRRDKLAEFRIAEQEHFSEVKRNSSFITDARDGQMYRTIKIDGRVWLAQNMNYNIPGESWCYDDKDNFCARSGRLYSLEGARKACPKGFHLPRDREWQDMLTGLTGCYDGVQKCEAFASKLKARTGWQGSGGTDEYGFTAFGSGRREVVGRGHRYVEMGEYTAYWSSQNGRNSTIWIWVLGRMGDNMVRELAPKAENGYSVRCIDGD